From a region of the Stenotrophomonas sp. BIO128-Bstrain genome:
- a CDS encoding heparan-alpha-glucosaminide N-acetyltransferase domain-containing protein → MSAAPPGRMGSIDALRGLTVAAMLLVNNPGDWSHVYAPLLHAQWHGFTPTDLIFPLFLFIAGVSMAFSLAPRATNPAARPALVRGVLQRALRILIAGALLHLLAWWLFELPAYRLWGVLQRIALCVAVVGVLAIGTRARTQWMVLLGVLAGYALVLLGAESLAPWQNPASRLDTVLFAPFLYRYDALTGLGHDPEGLLSSAGAIATTLLGLIAGGWLRAGRLRALGGLALACLVLGLLCTPLLPLNKQLWTPSFVLWSGGLSVAALLLAHQLVDRAGLPALGRRFGVNAIAAYVGSSVMALLLIASGAWAWLYQGISALLPATPALASLLCALLFVTVWWFVVWALDSRRIYLKI, encoded by the coding sequence ATGAGTGCCGCGCCGCCGGGACGGATGGGCTCGATCGACGCGCTGCGCGGCCTGACCGTCGCAGCGATGCTGCTGGTCAACAACCCGGGCGACTGGAGTCATGTCTACGCGCCGCTGCTGCATGCGCAGTGGCATGGCTTCACCCCGACCGACCTGATCTTCCCGTTGTTCCTGTTCATCGCCGGCGTCTCGATGGCCTTCAGCCTGGCGCCACGCGCGACCAACCCGGCCGCGCGCCCGGCGCTGGTGCGTGGCGTGCTGCAGCGCGCGCTGCGCATCCTGATCGCCGGGGCGTTGCTGCACCTGCTGGCGTGGTGGCTGTTCGAACTGCCGGCGTATCGCCTGTGGGGTGTGCTGCAGCGGATCGCCCTGTGCGTGGCCGTGGTCGGTGTGCTGGCCATCGGCACCCGCGCACGCACGCAGTGGATGGTGCTGCTGGGCGTGTTGGCGGGCTATGCACTGGTCCTGCTGGGAGCCGAGTCGCTGGCCCCGTGGCAGAACCCGGCCAGTCGCCTGGATACCGTGCTGTTCGCACCGTTCCTGTACCGGTACGACGCGCTGACCGGCCTGGGCCATGATCCCGAAGGCCTGCTCAGCAGCGCAGGGGCGATCGCCACCACCTTGCTGGGGTTGATCGCGGGGGGCTGGCTGCGCGCCGGCAGGCTGCGCGCGTTGGGCGGCCTGGCGCTGGCCTGCCTGGTGCTGGGCCTGCTCTGCACCCCGTTGCTGCCGTTGAACAAGCAGTTGTGGACCCCCAGCTTCGTGCTGTGGAGCGGTGGGCTGTCGGTGGCGGCACTGCTGCTGGCGCATCAACTGGTCGATCGTGCCGGCCTGCCGGCACTGGGCCGGCGCTTCGGTGTCAACGCCATCGCCGCCTACGTCGGGTCCTCGGTGATGGCCCTGCTGCTGATCGCCAGCGGGGCATGGGCGTGGTTGTACCAGGGCATTTCGGCGCTGCTGCCGGCCACACCCGCGCTGGCCTCGCTGCTGTGCGCGCTGTTGTTCGTGACGGTGTGGTGGTTCGTGGTGTGGGCATTGGACAGCCGCCGCATCTACCTGAAAATCTAG
- a CDS encoding SIS domain-containing protein, which translates to MSLPAPHDTLMYREAAEAADVIAAQFARNQVAVETLAASLRAAPPPFVVTCARGSSDHAATYAKYLLETRLGLVTASASPSVGSVYEAPLKLRGALYIVISQSGKSPDLLRNAEAARAAGARVVALVNVEDSPLAQLAETVIPLGAGAERSVAATKSYLASLSAILQLVAYWTQDVGLIASLRALPDALREAWNNDWSSLTEGLVPAHNLFVLGRGLGLAAAQEAALKFKETCGLHAEAYSSAEVKHGPMALVGPGFPVLAFAQPDETGAGTRAVLSEFAARDAQVWLADVGGDLPLPVAPHPACAPLLTIQSFYRAINALALRRGHNPDLPPHLNKVTETV; encoded by the coding sequence ATGTCCCTGCCTGCTCCCCACGACACCCTGATGTACCGCGAAGCCGCCGAGGCTGCCGATGTGATCGCCGCGCAGTTCGCACGCAACCAGGTGGCCGTGGAGACGCTGGCCGCCAGCCTGCGCGCGGCGCCGCCGCCGTTCGTGGTGACCTGCGCACGTGGCAGCTCCGACCACGCCGCCACCTACGCCAAGTACCTGCTGGAAACGCGCCTCGGGCTGGTGACCGCCTCGGCCTCGCCGTCGGTCGGCTCGGTCTACGAAGCGCCATTGAAGCTGCGCGGCGCGCTGTACATCGTGATTTCGCAGTCGGGCAAGAGCCCGGACCTGCTGCGCAATGCCGAAGCCGCACGTGCGGCCGGCGCGCGCGTGGTGGCACTGGTCAATGTCGAAGATTCGCCGCTGGCGCAGCTGGCCGAGACGGTGATCCCGCTGGGCGCCGGTGCCGAGCGCAGCGTGGCAGCGACCAAGAGCTACCTGGCCTCGCTGTCGGCCATTCTGCAACTGGTCGCGTACTGGACCCAGGACGTGGGCCTTATCGCTTCGCTGCGTGCGCTGCCCGATGCCCTGCGCGAGGCCTGGAACAACGATTGGTCGTCGCTGACCGAGGGCCTGGTGCCGGCCCACAACCTGTTCGTGCTGGGGCGTGGCCTGGGCCTGGCCGCCGCGCAGGAAGCAGCGCTGAAGTTCAAGGAAACCTGCGGCCTGCACGCCGAGGCCTACAGCTCGGCCGAGGTCAAGCACGGGCCGATGGCACTGGTCGGCCCGGGCTTCCCGGTGCTGGCCTTTGCCCAGCCGGATGAAACCGGCGCCGGTACCCGCGCGGTGCTGAGCGAGTTCGCTGCGCGCGATGCACAGGTGTGGCTGGCCGATGTCGGCGGCGATCTGCCGCTGCCGGTCGCCCCGCACCCGGCGTGCGCGCCACTGCTGACCATCCAGAGCTTCTACCGCGCGATCAACGCGCTGGCGCTGCGCCGCGGCCACAACCCCGACCTGCCGCCGCATCTGAACAAGGTGACGGAAACCGTCTGA
- the nagA gene encoding N-acetylglucosamine-6-phosphate deacetylase: protein MKTVLRNARILAGDDFRDDLALVIESGRITALVSDAAPMLGQADEQVDLGGGWLLPGFIDAQVNGGGGVLFNNSPDVATLRTLAQAHRRFGTTGLLPTLISDDVQVMRAAIAATRQAISEGVPGVLGIHLEGPYIAPARKGTHDANKFRVPDAAEIALAASLDNGVTLVTLAPERVPLESIRALVERGVVVAAGHTAASYEEARAGLEAGIRGFTHLYNAMSPLTGREPGAVGAALEDRDSWVGIIADGVHVHPASLRVALATKPRGKVMLVTDAMPPVGAEDPSYELYGEVITAIDGVVRNAAGSLAGSALDMATAVRNSVQLLGVSLAEAARMASTYPAQFLNLDDRYGHIAEGHHADLVLLDDALQVRSTWIAGQREDT, encoded by the coding sequence ATGAAAACTGTCCTGCGCAACGCGCGCATCCTGGCTGGCGACGACTTCCGCGACGACCTGGCGCTGGTGATCGAGAGTGGCCGGATCACCGCGCTGGTATCCGATGCCGCACCGATGCTCGGCCAGGCCGACGAGCAGGTGGACCTGGGCGGTGGCTGGCTGCTGCCAGGCTTCATCGATGCCCAGGTCAACGGTGGCGGCGGCGTGCTGTTCAACAACAGCCCCGATGTCGCCACGCTGCGCACGCTGGCCCAGGCGCACCGCCGTTTCGGCACCACCGGCCTGCTGCCGACCCTGATCAGCGACGATGTGCAGGTGATGCGTGCGGCGATCGCTGCGACCCGCCAGGCCATCAGCGAAGGCGTACCGGGCGTGCTCGGTATCCATCTGGAAGGCCCGTACATCGCGCCGGCCCGCAAGGGCACGCACGATGCGAACAAGTTCCGCGTGCCCGATGCTGCGGAGATCGCGCTGGCCGCCTCGCTGGACAATGGCGTCACCCTGGTGACGCTGGCACCCGAGCGCGTGCCGCTGGAGAGCATTCGCGCGCTGGTCGAGCGTGGCGTGGTCGTGGCGGCCGGCCACACCGCGGCCAGTTACGAAGAAGCGCGTGCGGGCCTGGAGGCCGGCATCCGTGGGTTCACCCATCTGTACAACGCGATGTCACCGCTGACCGGTCGCGAGCCGGGCGCGGTGGGTGCTGCACTGGAAGATCGCGACAGCTGGGTCGGCATCATCGCCGACGGCGTGCACGTGCACCCGGCCAGCCTGCGCGTGGCGCTGGCGACCAAGCCCCGCGGCAAGGTCATGCTGGTCACCGATGCGATGCCGCCGGTGGGTGCGGAAGACCCCAGCTACGAACTGTATGGCGAGGTCATCACCGCCATCGACGGCGTGGTGCGCAATGCGGCCGGCTCGCTGGCCGGCTCGGCGCTGGACATGGCCACGGCGGTGCGCAACAGCGTGCAGCTGCTGGGCGTGTCGCTGGCGGAAGCCGCGCGCATGGCCTCGACCTATCCGGCGCAGTTCCTGAATCTGGATGACCGTTACGGACACATCGCCGAAGGTCATCACGCCGATCTGGTCCTGCTCGATGATGCCCTGCAGGTGCGCAGCACCTGGATCGCCGGGCAGCGCGAAGACACATGA
- a CDS encoding LacI family DNA-binding transcriptional regulator gives MRRATIKDVAERAKVSLKTVSRVINNEPSVMQATRARVLRAIAELDYEPDPAARNLRTGTTLVVGLVYDNPNPYHIIGVQNGVLAACRETGFGLQIHPCDSSSPMLAEELADWVQRSRLAGLVLTAPMSERKDLVAALTARGIKLVRIIAATADPEDGACVFVDDREAAYEITEHLIQLGHQRIGFLWGGTSHRSSGERYAGYEAALRDYGMTIDKHLVVQGDYTFDDGFRGARRLLALREPPTAIFGSNDEIAAGVLAAAKSTGMNVPYDLSIAGFEDSPFSRQSWPPLTTAKQATEDIARHAARLLIAQLRSDAYDDAPLQLQNQGFVPQLVVRGSTAPMRPQGARLPSPETT, from the coding sequence ATGCGCAGAGCGACCATCAAGGATGTCGCCGAACGGGCCAAGGTATCGCTGAAGACGGTCTCACGGGTGATCAACAACGAGCCCTCGGTGATGCAGGCCACCCGCGCCCGGGTGCTGCGCGCGATCGCCGAGCTGGATTACGAGCCCGATCCGGCCGCGCGCAACCTGCGCACCGGCACCACGCTGGTGGTCGGGCTGGTCTACGACAACCCCAACCCGTACCACATCATCGGCGTGCAGAACGGCGTGCTCGCCGCGTGCCGTGAAACCGGGTTCGGGCTGCAGATCCACCCCTGCGACTCCAGCTCGCCGATGCTGGCCGAAGAGCTGGCCGACTGGGTGCAGCGCTCGCGCCTTGCCGGGCTGGTGCTGACCGCGCCGATGTCCGAGCGCAAGGATCTGGTGGCTGCGCTCACCGCGCGCGGAATCAAGCTGGTGCGCATCATCGCCGCCACCGCCGATCCCGAAGATGGTGCCTGCGTGTTCGTTGACGACCGCGAGGCCGCCTATGAAATCACCGAGCACCTGATCCAGCTCGGTCACCAGCGCATCGGTTTCCTCTGGGGCGGCACTTCGCACCGCTCCAGTGGCGAGCGCTATGCCGGCTATGAAGCGGCGCTGCGCGATTACGGCATGACCATCGACAAGCACCTGGTGGTGCAGGGCGATTACACCTTCGATGACGGCTTCCGTGGGGCGCGCCGCCTGCTGGCGCTGCGCGAACCGCCCACCGCCATCTTCGGCTCCAACGATGAAATCGCCGCCGGCGTGCTGGCCGCCGCCAAGTCCACCGGCATGAACGTGCCCTACGACCTGTCCATCGCCGGCTTCGAGGACAGTCCGTTCTCGCGCCAGTCCTGGCCGCCGCTGACCACCGCCAAGCAGGCCACCGAAGACATCGCCCGGCATGCCGCGCGCCTGCTGATCGCGCAGTTGCGCAGCGATGCCTACGACGACGCGCCACTGCAGCTGCAGAACCAGGGCTTCGTGCCGCAGCTGGTGGTGCGCGGCTCCACCGCGCCGATGCGCCCGCAGGGTGCACGGCTTCCCTCTCCTGAAACGACCTGA